Proteins found in one Rhodobacteraceae bacterium D3-12 genomic segment:
- a CDS encoding transporter substrate-binding protein, whose translation MPRAVMAADTIQLGSILDTSGIFDAYGKPMDMAMRLAVKEINAAGGLLGKQVEVKAYDTQSDMALYSQYGQQLTRQDKVDVVHGGILSASREAIRQTMRKTNTLYFYNVQYEGGVCDRNVFCNGLTPAQQAQVLVPWAMEQAGGKKVYTLAADYNYGQITARWIEKFVGDAGGEVLATDFFPLDVADFGATIAKIQTAGPDLVIAPLVGGAHLSFFRQWAASGMKDKIPLASTTLGVGNEHKVLTPEEGNGIMVAYSYSQDLETDANVAFKKAWSAEYGDPSALHELAVSTYYGIKTWAKAVAQAGSVERDAVIAALETGISVDGPAGKYTIDPKTHHSTVDVHLMKFQDQKMQVIDSLAQRPPIDTQAVCDLEKNPNDNTQYEIKI comes from the coding sequence TTGCCCCGCGCAGTGATGGCCGCAGACACGATCCAGCTTGGCTCGATCCTCGATACATCCGGGATTTTCGATGCCTACGGAAAACCGATGGACATGGCGATGCGCCTTGCGGTGAAAGAGATCAACGCAGCCGGTGGATTGCTGGGCAAGCAGGTCGAAGTGAAGGCCTATGACACGCAATCCGACATGGCGCTTTATTCGCAATATGGTCAGCAACTGACCCGTCAGGACAAGGTGGACGTGGTGCATGGTGGCATCTTGTCGGCCAGCCGCGAGGCGATCCGCCAGACGATGCGCAAGACCAACACGCTCTATTTTTACAACGTCCAGTATGAGGGCGGCGTATGCGACCGCAATGTTTTCTGCAACGGTTTGACCCCCGCGCAGCAGGCGCAGGTTCTGGTGCCTTGGGCGATGGAACAGGCCGGTGGCAAGAAGGTCTATACGCTTGCCGCGGATTACAACTATGGTCAGATCACCGCACGCTGGATCGAGAAATTCGTTGGCGACGCCGGGGGCGAGGTTCTTGCCACCGACTTCTTCCCGCTTGATGTGGCGGATTTTGGCGCGACGATTGCCAAGATTCAGACCGCCGGACCGGACCTTGTAATTGCACCTCTGGTTGGGGGGGCGCATCTGAGCTTCTTCCGCCAATGGGCGGCATCGGGGATGAAGGACAAGATCCCGTTGGCCTCGACCACCTTGGGTGTTGGTAATGAGCATAAAGTTCTGACGCCGGAAGAAGGCAACGGGATCATGGTGGCCTATTCCTATTCCCAAGACCTTGAGACCGACGCGAATGTTGCGTTCAAAAAAGCGTGGAGCGCGGAATATGGCGACCCGAGCGCGCTGCATGAGCTGGCTGTGTCGACCTATTACGGCATCAAGACATGGGCAAAAGCGGTCGCACAGGCCGGGTCGGTAGAGCGCGATGCGGTGATTGCCGCGCTGGAAACCGGAATTTCGGTGGATGGCCCGGCGGGTAAATACACCATTGACCCGAAAACCCACCATTCGACGGTCGATGTGCATTTGATGAAGTTCCAAGATCAAAAGATGCAGGTGATCGACTCGCTGGCGCAGCGTCCGCCGATCGACACGCAGGCGGTTTGCGATCTGGAGAAGAACCCGAACGACAACACGCAATACGAAATCAAGATCTAG